One segment of Hugenholtzia roseola DSM 9546 DNA contains the following:
- a CDS encoding enoyl-ACP reductase FabI encodes MYNLLKGKRGIITGALDEKSIAWKIAQRAHAEGATFTLTNAPVAMRMGTIQKLAQECNTIVIPADATSLEDIENLYQKSVEHLGGKIDFILHSIGMSPNVRKKKDYGDLNYQWFMQALDISAVSFHKMMQVAEKKDILNEEASIVALSYIAAQRTFPDYGDMAQAKALLESIARSYGYRLGMSKKARVNTVSQSPTPTTAGTGVGGFDAFLEYADKLSPLGNASADECADYVITLFSDLTKKVTMQNLYHDGGFSTMGVSEALMNKM; translated from the coding sequence ATGTATAACCTACTCAAAGGCAAACGCGGCATCATCACAGGTGCATTAGACGAAAAATCTATCGCTTGGAAAATCGCACAACGCGCACACGCAGAGGGCGCAACTTTTACCCTCACCAATGCACCCGTAGCTATGCGCATGGGAACGATTCAGAAACTGGCGCAAGAGTGCAATACGATTGTGATACCTGCCGACGCGACCTCTTTGGAAGACATCGAGAACCTCTACCAAAAATCAGTAGAGCATCTGGGCGGCAAAATTGACTTTATCCTACATTCCATCGGCATGAGTCCGAATGTGCGCAAGAAAAAAGACTACGGCGACCTCAACTACCAATGGTTTATGCAGGCTCTCGACATCTCGGCGGTTTCCTTTCACAAAATGATGCAAGTAGCGGAAAAGAAAGACATCTTAAACGAAGAAGCCTCTATCGTCGCCCTTTCTTACATTGCTGCCCAACGCACTTTCCCCGACTATGGCGACATGGCACAGGCAAAGGCTTTGCTCGAATCTATCGCCCGTAGTTATGGCTACCGTTTGGGTATGAGCAAAAAGGCGCGTGTCAATACCGTTTCACAATCGCCCACCCCTACTACCGCAGGAACAGGCGTAGGCGGCTTCGATGCCTTCTTAGAATACGCCGACAAACTCTCGCCCTTAGGCAATGCCTCTGCCGATGAGTGTGCCGATTACGTCATTACGCTCTTTTCCGACCTAACTAAAAAGGTTACGATGCAAAACTTATATCACGACGGCGGATTTTCCACCATGGGCGTTTCCGAAGCCTTGATGAACAAGATGTAA
- the hisF gene encoding imidazole glycerol phosphate synthase subunit HisF → MPLSKRIIPCLDIKDGQTVKGVQFEQLRYAGDPVALAARYAEEGADELVFLDITATDEKRKTLADLALRVAQVLPIPFTIGGGVSSVADIEVLLASGADKITINSAAIYNPTLITEAAKRFGEQCIVVAIDAKAESSQVQGATQAYWRVYASGGKKATDLELFSWAKRLEDLGAGELLFTSMTHDGTKNGFADTVYAQLSSLLHIPIIASGGAGKKEDFANVFEKGKADAALAASVFHFGEIPIPTLKNFLQQKGIAVRI, encoded by the coding sequence ATGCCGCTTTCCAAACGCATCATACCTTGTTTAGACATCAAAGACGGACAAACTGTAAAGGGCGTGCAATTTGAGCAACTTCGTTATGCAGGCGACCCTGTGGCTTTGGCAGCGCGTTATGCGGAAGAGGGGGCAGATGAATTGGTCTTTTTAGACATCACCGCCACAGACGAAAAGCGCAAGACCTTAGCCGATTTAGCCTTGCGAGTAGCCCAAGTCTTGCCTATTCCTTTCACCATTGGCGGCGGCGTGAGTTCGGTTGCCGATATTGAAGTGCTGTTGGCTTCGGGTGCGGATAAAATTACCATCAATTCGGCGGCAATTTACAATCCTACCCTCATTACCGAAGCGGCGAAAAGATTTGGCGAGCAGTGTATCGTTGTGGCGATTGATGCCAAAGCGGAAAGTAGTCAGGTGCAGGGAGCTACACAGGCTTATTGGCGCGTCTATGCCAGTGGGGGCAAAAAAGCTACTGATTTAGAGCTTTTTTCTTGGGCAAAACGCTTAGAAGATTTGGGTGCAGGCGAGCTACTTTTTACTTCTATGACGCATGATGGCACAAAAAATGGCTTTGCCGATACGGTCTATGCCCAACTTTCGAGCCTGCTTCACATTCCGATTATCGCTTCGGGCGGGGCAGGCAAAAAAGAGGATTTTGCCAATGTCTTCGAAAAGGGAAAAGCCGATGCCGCCTTAGCTGCCAGCGTCTTTCATTTTGGCGAAATTCCAATCCCTACGCTCAAAAATTTCCTACAACAAAAAGGGATTGCGGTGCGTATCTAA
- a CDS encoding efflux RND transporter permease subunit produces the protein MSPSSLLTFLFQRPIGVLMSFLAVAVLSWIGFSKLPVSLLPPIDVPQLLVQVEYRGHSPAEIEQNVLRPLRESLLTVKGLSDLKSEALSESGQLRLFFAFGTDMTLAYIEANEKLDRLLNYLPKEVSRPHIIKINTNDIPLARLQIVPKEKGNLLETSELVEKVLKKRLEGIAGVSLVDANGLKRKQISVRLHQAELAALQVSENQLVEAITQANQPLSSVSVKDGQYRYFLKSVNLLADADALRRLPIRLAKGRVVRLETLATITLEEEMPQGFHLFADSLSEKKAQMNLKEGFVLTLHKQPDAQMQALMEEIEKAVADFRQKYPTLDFSLTQNQSQFLDLAIANLRNTLLLGALGAFIVLFFFLGNWRMPLMIGVSLPLSLLLGFGLFYVMGLTINIISLSGLALGLGMLIDNSIIVLDNIERFLKEGKSKLVACVLGVQDVVAPLLSSMLTTLSVFLPLIFMNGISGALFYDQALSITLVLTSSLAVAFLFLPHLFLLSHKKKANSFAPTLDFSTETRFFQKLLQGYEFIFWQVMRHQKIGLLFFIGLIAAPFFISKNLKVERLPTLSKPDFVLKLDWNLPLSSEQNLEKTLFFLHQFEGVFSQIEIDLGKRQYLLEGEGSTQSQVFFYFALSNFKDKKEAQKRLQLWLENHAPQALFQFEAAPDAFSQLFASPNPNYELRFRNPFESSPLSVEKVSSLYETMPYQAEVGSGMRTENSVILQVEAEKAAIYGFSQRQILEKIKQSVGHYFITDIKSFGEVLPIRLAQNQANIAEILQNTYLEVADNTQHQKIPLHLLVRIERENDYRNLTADALGIYQSFVWQDLEKRQQIEIDSLFKMKKEAKNLQTTWAGNFIENEENLQQLFFILLISVVLLYFILVAQFESFLQPLIVVLTLPLGISGAFLVLYWGNASLNLMSAIGLVVMLGIMVNDAILKIDTINKLKKQLPTTDTREILHLAGVLRLKPILMTTLTTILAVLPTLFSAGLGAELQTPLVLAVIGGLGMGTATALFFIPLLYLFFDFKK, from the coding sequence ATGTCGCCCTCTTCACTTCTGACTTTTCTTTTTCAGCGTCCGATTGGGGTCTTGATGAGTTTTTTGGCAGTGGCAGTTTTGTCTTGGATAGGATTTTCCAAACTTCCTGTATCGCTGCTGCCGCCCATAGACGTACCGCAGCTTTTGGTGCAGGTGGAATATCGCGGACATTCGCCTGCCGAAATAGAGCAAAATGTCTTGCGCCCTTTGCGCGAAAGCCTGCTGACAGTCAAAGGGTTGTCCGATTTGAAAAGCGAAGCCCTTAGCGAAAGCGGACAGTTACGGCTTTTTTTTGCCTTTGGGACAGACATGACCTTAGCCTACATCGAGGCAAACGAAAAATTAGACCGCCTGCTCAACTATTTGCCCAAAGAGGTTAGCCGTCCGCATATCATCAAAATCAACACCAACGACATTCCCTTAGCGCGTCTTCAAATTGTACCAAAAGAAAAAGGCAATCTTTTAGAAACTTCGGAATTAGTAGAAAAGGTTTTAAAAAAGCGGCTGGAAGGAATTGCAGGCGTTTCGCTTGTAGATGCCAATGGGCTAAAACGCAAACAAATCAGCGTGCGCCTACATCAGGCAGAATTAGCAGCCCTACAAGTATCTGAAAATCAACTTGTTGAAGCCATCACGCAAGCCAATCAACCCCTTAGTTCGGTTTCGGTAAAAGATGGGCAGTACCGCTATTTTCTCAAATCCGTCAACCTTTTAGCAGATGCTGACGCTTTGCGCCGCCTACCAATTCGCCTTGCCAAAGGGCGCGTGGTGCGTCTGGAAACCTTAGCGACCATCACTCTCGAAGAAGAAATGCCGCAGGGGTTTCACCTTTTTGCCGATTCGCTTTCAGAAAAAAAGGCGCAAATGAACCTAAAAGAGGGCTTCGTCCTTACTTTGCACAAGCAGCCTGATGCACAGATGCAAGCCCTAATGGAGGAAATAGAAAAAGCCGTAGCCGATTTTAGGCAAAAATATCCGACCCTCGATTTTTCTCTTACCCAAAATCAAAGTCAATTTTTAGACCTCGCGATTGCCAACTTGCGCAATACCCTACTTTTGGGGGCTTTGGGGGCTTTTATCGTCTTGTTTTTCTTCTTAGGAAATTGGCGCATGCCGCTGATGATAGGCGTGAGTTTGCCTCTTTCGCTGCTCTTGGGCTTCGGTCTTTTTTATGTAATGGGATTGACTATCAACATCATATCTTTGAGCGGCTTGGCATTAGGGTTGGGTATGTTGATAGATAATAGCATCATTGTTTTGGATAATATTGAACGATTTTTAAAAGAAGGCAAATCAAAATTAGTAGCCTGTGTCTTAGGGGTGCAAGATGTTGTCGCGCCACTTTTGAGTTCGATGCTCACGACGCTCTCTGTTTTTCTGCCCCTTATTTTTATGAACGGCATTTCGGGCGCACTTTTCTACGACCAAGCCCTTTCCATTACCCTTGTCCTGACAAGTTCGTTGGCTGTGGCATTTCTTTTTCTGCCGCATCTTTTTCTTCTTTCACACAAAAAAAAGGCAAATAGCTTTGCGCCTACCTTAGATTTTTCTACCGAAACGCGCTTTTTTCAAAAACTCCTGCAAGGTTATGAATTTATCTTTTGGCAGGTCATGCGCCACCAAAAGATAGGACTTCTCTTTTTTATAGGTCTGATAGCCGCACCTTTTTTTATATCCAAAAACCTAAAAGTGGAAAGGCTGCCGACACTTTCCAAACCCGATTTTGTGTTAAAATTAGATTGGAACTTACCACTTAGCTCTGAACAGAATTTAGAAAAGACGCTATTTTTCTTACATCAATTTGAAGGCGTTTTTTCGCAAATAGAAATAGATTTGGGCAAACGGCAATACCTACTCGAAGGGGAAGGTAGCACACAATCGCAGGTCTTTTTCTACTTTGCCCTGTCCAATTTTAAAGACAAAAAAGAGGCACAAAAGCGTTTGCAACTTTGGTTAGAAAATCATGCGCCACAGGCTCTTTTTCAATTTGAGGCTGCCCCCGACGCTTTTTCGCAACTTTTCGCAAGCCCCAATCCAAACTATGAACTTCGCTTTCGCAACCCTTTTGAAAGTAGTCCGCTTTCCGTAGAAAAGGTAAGTTCTTTGTATGAAACCATGCCCTACCAAGCCGAAGTAGGAAGCGGCATGAGAACGGAAAATAGCGTCATTTTGCAGGTAGAAGCCGAAAAAGCTGCCATTTACGGCTTTTCGCAGCGGCAAATATTAGAAAAAATAAAACAAAGTGTAGGACACTATTTTATTACAGATATAAAATCTTTCGGCGAAGTATTGCCCATTCGTTTGGCACAAAATCAGGCGAATATTGCAGAAATTTTACAAAACACCTATTTAGAAGTGGCAGATAATACGCAGCATCAAAAAATCCCGCTCCATCTTTTAGTACGCATAGAAAGGGAAAATGATTATCGCAACCTAACCGCAGACGCGCTGGGTATCTACCAAAGTTTTGTGTGGCAAGATTTAGAAAAAAGACAACAAATCGAGATAGATAGCCTTTTCAAAATGAAAAAAGAGGCAAAAAACTTACAAACTACTTGGGCAGGAAATTTTATAGAAAATGAAGAAAACTTACAGCAACTTTTCTTTATCCTTCTTATCTCGGTTGTGTTGCTCTACTTTATTTTAGTGGCACAATTTGAGTCATTTTTACAACCGCTTATTGTCGTCCTGACGCTACCGCTGGGTATTTCGGGCGCGTTCTTGGTCTTGTATTGGGGCAATGCTTCTCTTAATTTGATGTCGGCAATTGGTCTGGTCGTGATGCTGGGTATTATGGTCAATGATGCCATTCTAAAAATTGATACCATCAATAAACTAAAAAAACAACTTCCTACTACCGACACGCGCGAAATCCTGCATCTGGCGGGGGTTTTGCGCCTCAAACCGATATTGATGACAACCCTAACGACTATTTTAGCCGTACTTCCTACCCTTTTTAGTGCAGGCTTGGGAGCAGAACTGCAAACGCCTTTGGTATTAGCCGTAATAGGGGGCTTGGGTATGGGAACGGCGACGGCTCTCTTTTTCATACCACTTTTATATTTGTTTTTTGATTTTAAAAAATAG
- a CDS encoding YgaP family membrane protein, with product MFPTNVGRNDKILRLVFVLAMTILGFSVSSWFFLGLLPLFSVLTGYCPLYSLVGYNSCPLKK from the coding sequence ATGTTCCCTACAAATGTTGGCAGAAATGATAAAATCTTGCGCCTTGTCTTTGTATTAGCCATGACCATCTTGGGTTTTAGCGTGAGTTCGTGGTTTTTCTTAGGGCTGCTGCCCCTTTTTTCGGTGCTTACGGGCTACTGTCCGCTTTATAGCTTAGTTGGGTACAATAGCTGCCCGCTCAAAAAGTAA
- a CDS encoding efflux RND transporter periplasmic adaptor subunit: protein MRKIAIVVLFLNLLWSGCQSSAEEQQTNRASDSSSLASIPTPRVQTFVAASAPLSYQITSNGKVVSHQQAALSFLVSGSVSQVLVANGGRVGEGAVLAVLEDSEFRLALERARTETAMRLDEYRKLFVEYGGTWGVPHSLSDTLAQILRVRSGLALAEVSQAEAERRLENTRLKAPFSGVLSDWYLSKGTQIQALQALGTLYTDTQLAVETYLPESQIGVLQKGIKAQITPLAGNPTYVAELVDLNPAVEREGLVRLRFALPAQNDLLLGMNVRLLIEIPQSPQLLVPKEAIVLRSEKEVVFTLKNGRAFWNYVKKGKENSQWVEILEGLQAGDEVIISNNLQLSHDAKVEVEKNK, encoded by the coding sequence ATGAGAAAAATCGCCATTGTCGTCTTGTTTCTAAATCTTTTGTGGAGTGGCTGCCAAAGTAGTGCCGAAGAGCAGCAGACGAATCGGGCTTCGGATAGCAGTTCCCTTGCGTCCATTCCTACCCCTCGCGTGCAGACCTTTGTTGCCGCTTCTGCTCCCCTTTCCTATCAAATTACGAGCAATGGCAAGGTGGTGTCGCATCAGCAGGCAGCCCTTTCGTTTTTGGTTTCAGGTTCGGTATCGCAAGTGTTGGTTGCCAATGGGGGGCGCGTAGGCGAAGGGGCAGTCTTGGCGGTCTTAGAAGATAGCGAATTTCGCTTGGCTTTGGAACGCGCCCGCACCGAAACGGCGATGCGTCTGGACGAATACCGCAAATTATTTGTCGAATACGGTGGCACTTGGGGCGTTCCTCACTCTCTTTCCGATACCTTAGCGCAGATATTGCGCGTGCGCAGCGGTTTGGCGTTGGCAGAGGTAAGCCAAGCCGAAGCCGAGAGAAGGTTAGAAAATACGCGCCTCAAAGCCCCTTTTTCGGGTGTCCTCAGCGACTGGTATCTTAGCAAAGGCACTCAAATTCAGGCACTTCAAGCTCTGGGGACGCTCTACACCGATACGCAATTAGCAGTAGAAACCTACCTTCCCGAAAGCCAAATAGGAGTGCTTCAAAAAGGCATCAAAGCCCAAATTACCCCCCTTGCGGGCAATCCTACCTACGTGGCAGAGTTAGTCGACCTCAACCCTGCCGTCGAGCGGGAAGGCTTAGTGCGGCTTCGTTTTGCCCTTCCTGCCCAAAACGACTTGCTTCTGGGTATGAATGTCCGCCTGCTGATAGAAATTCCACAAAGTCCGCAGCTTTTAGTTCCCAAAGAAGCGATTGTGTTGCGCTCTGAAAAAGAAGTCGTCTTTACGCTCAAAAATGGGCGTGCCTTTTGGAACTACGTCAAAAAAGGCAAGGAAAATAGCCAATGGGTAGAAATCCTCGAAGGCTTGCAGGCAGGCGACGAAGTCATTATCAGCAACAACCTCCAACTTTCACACGACGCAAAAGTGGAAGTGGAAAAAAATAAATAG
- a CDS encoding efflux RND transporter permease subunit, whose product MQLSFLTPFRIVFIFLIISVLGVFALPLLPVELNPKPESNTLQIRYQYPQAAPDIVENLATAPLENALSQLQGLKKISSVSRYNGGNITLSFEKGQNMELKKFETTMILRQIYPKLPPSVSYPQLQLTDANAQSHKKASLSYSVNAPLTAFEIEEQVRKIASLHFSKITQIEEISVRGTSDLAIEVRYLPEKMLQYGISHQDLVSRLQELAQIDYIGQSKDGVGQNFWVKKRPLLTESSENKATFSKNFTKIVENLLLSENPLVRFSDVATFAVVENAPSGFYRINGKEAVTLSFYLQKDANALEAGRKIKAAIAQMPLPTDFELLLEWDETDFLEKELEKTYRRALFSLLILIFFIVLLQRNLLYLCVLISSLFVNLCLTALFAYFFKIQIHLYSLAGVAISFGLILDNALVMVDSLHQKRSGSLFLALLGASLTTAAALLLVFFLPEETRRNLTDFAAIVALNLLLSLPVALFFTPALYHLLFQTKKEKKKKTNFRFGRRFSVQVFQKYLLFIAFLKSHKKKFMIALLLLFGTPIFLLPSKVENPKNSKILVWYNDIIGSDLYQNDIRPHIDTYLGGTLRLFVRFGYERFSYREAEKARLYVQAEMPQGTTLQQMDSALRSIELILKAEKNIEKFVTQVITSSGQIEILFPKEVENSSYPLQLKNRLIARSVDLDGVKWNIYGVGNQAFSNSNEAQLASFRVQMKGTHYQNLEAEAEKLAALLVKHKRIQQVNTNERLSYEERARKTLAWEVDLEKLAHQGLSAQTLTAALRLHTPSSEAEFYLPYQNSLLPVRLESRDSKSFAAQELKSGYLSVFQLDSATKINTKTVAFQDFSTLKIENSSSSIYKENRLYLRIVGFDYYGGANFGQKFLDQTLEQYKSQMPQGYEVKQLENNFFSWEKAKTEYGLLLILVVIIFFICSILFENFRQALLIIFTIPFSFIGIFITFGGLEVYFDQGGYASFVLLGGLVVNAAIFILDEYNFLKKRSRKKAIFLKAIYKKSYPILLTVISTFLGLLPFLWEGQEEVFWFSLAAGVTGGLFFSLFCVFVVLPVMADEIRVKSLKIKH is encoded by the coding sequence ATGCAGCTTTCCTTTCTAACGCCCTTTCGGATAGTTTTTATCTTCCTAATTATCAGCGTATTAGGCGTATTTGCGCTGCCACTTCTTCCCGTCGAACTCAACCCAAAACCCGAAAGCAATACCTTACAAATTCGCTATCAATACCCACAAGCCGCTCCCGATATTGTAGAAAATTTGGCAACTGCACCCTTAGAAAATGCCCTTTCCCAACTGCAAGGACTTAAAAAAATTAGCTCCGTTTCGCGTTACAATGGCGGAAATATTACGCTTAGTTTTGAAAAAGGGCAAAACATGGAACTAAAAAAGTTTGAAACTACCATGATTTTACGCCAAATCTACCCCAAACTGCCGCCTTCGGTTTCCTATCCACAGCTTCAGCTCACAGATGCAAATGCGCAGAGTCATAAAAAAGCAAGCCTTAGTTATTCGGTAAATGCTCCCCTGACGGCTTTCGAAATCGAGGAGCAGGTGCGCAAAATTGCAAGTCTTCATTTTTCTAAAATCACACAAATAGAGGAAATTAGCGTGCGCGGCACGTCCGATTTGGCGATAGAGGTGCGCTACCTACCCGAAAAAATGTTGCAGTATGGCATCAGCCATCAAGATTTGGTCAGTCGATTGCAGGAGCTTGCCCAAATCGATTACATAGGGCAAAGCAAAGACGGCGTAGGACAAAATTTTTGGGTCAAGAAACGCCCACTCCTAACAGAAAGTTCTGAAAATAAGGCTACTTTTTCTAAAAATTTCACAAAAATAGTAGAAAATTTATTGCTTTCCGAAAATCCACTTGTGCGTTTTTCCGATGTCGCTACCTTTGCAGTGGTGGAAAACGCGCCTTCGGGTTTTTACCGCATCAATGGCAAGGAAGCCGTTACGCTTTCTTTTTACCTACAAAAAGATGCCAACGCCTTAGAAGCGGGGCGGAAAATCAAGGCTGCTATCGCGCAGATGCCACTTCCTACCGATTTTGAACTTCTTTTGGAGTGGGACGAAACCGATTTTTTAGAAAAGGAATTGGAAAAGACCTATCGTCGCGCTCTTTTTTCGCTTCTTATTTTGATATTTTTTATTGTTTTGCTGCAAAGAAACTTACTTTATCTATGTGTTTTAATAAGTAGTTTGTTTGTCAATCTCTGCCTTACCGCCTTATTTGCTTATTTTTTTAAGATACAAATTCACCTATATTCTTTGGCGGGGGTTGCCATTTCCTTTGGTCTGATTTTAGACAACGCCCTTGTGATGGTGGATAGCCTACACCAAAAGCGGTCGGGTTCTCTCTTTTTGGCACTTTTGGGGGCTTCGCTCACGACAGCCGCTGCCTTGCTTTTGGTCTTTTTCCTACCCGAAGAAACGCGCCGCAACCTAACCGACTTTGCCGCGATTGTCGCTCTCAATCTCTTATTGTCGCTCCCTGTGGCACTTTTTTTCACGCCTGCTTTATATCATTTGCTTTTTCAAACGAAAAAAGAAAAGAAAAAGAAAACTAATTTTCGCTTCGGTAGGCGTTTTTCGGTTCAAGTTTTTCAAAAATATCTTCTTTTTATTGCTTTTTTAAAAAGTCATAAAAAGAAGTTTATGATAGCCCTCTTGTTGCTCTTTGGCACACCCATTTTTTTGCTTCCCTCGAAGGTAGAAAACCCTAAAAATAGCAAGATTTTAGTTTGGTATAATGATATAATAGGTTCAGATTTGTACCAAAATGACATACGCCCCCATATCGATACCTATCTGGGTGGCACTTTGCGCCTTTTTGTTCGTTTCGGATATGAACGATTTTCTTATAGAGAAGCCGAAAAAGCACGCCTTTATGTGCAGGCAGAAATGCCACAAGGCACAACCCTACAACAGATGGACAGTGCCTTACGCAGCATAGAATTGATTTTGAAAGCAGAAAAAAATATAGAAAAATTTGTTACGCAAGTTATTACTTCTTCGGGTCAGATTGAAATTTTATTTCCAAAAGAAGTAGAAAATTCATCTTATCCTTTACAACTAAAAAATAGACTTATTGCGCGTTCAGTGGATTTAGACGGCGTGAAGTGGAATATTTATGGCGTTGGTAATCAGGCATTTAGTAATAGCAACGAAGCACAATTAGCTTCTTTTCGGGTGCAGATGAAAGGCACGCATTATCAAAATTTGGAGGCAGAGGCAGAAAAATTAGCCGCACTTTTGGTCAAGCACAAGCGGATTCAGCAAGTCAATACCAACGAGCGACTTTCCTACGAAGAACGCGCCCGAAAGACCTTAGCTTGGGAGGTGGATTTGGAAAAATTAGCCCATCAAGGGCTTTCAGCGCAAACCCTTACGGCAGCTTTGCGCTTGCATACGCCCAGCAGCGAAGCCGAGTTTTACTTGCCCTATCAAAATAGCCTTTTGCCTGTGCGCCTTGAAAGTAGGGACTCAAAAAGTTTTGCAGCGCAAGAACTAAAAAGTGGCTATCTATCTGTTTTTCAATTAGATAGTGCTACAAAAATAAACACAAAAACAGTCGCTTTTCAAGATTTTTCTACGCTTAAAATAGAAAATAGCAGCAGCTCGATTTACAAAGAAAATCGCCTTTATTTGCGCATTGTCGGTTTCGATTATTACGGGGGAGCGAATTTTGGACAAAAATTTTTAGACCAAACCCTTGAACAGTACAAAAGCCAAATGCCACAGGGTTATGAGGTAAAACAGTTGGAAAACAACTTTTTTTCTTGGGAAAAAGCAAAGACCGAATACGGATTGTTATTGATTTTGGTAGTAATTATATTTTTTATTTGTAGCATTTTATTTGAAAATTTCAGACAAGCCTTGCTTATTATCTTTACAATCCCCTTTTCCTTTATCGGCATTTTTATCACCTTCGGCGGATTGGAAGTTTATTTCGACCAAGGCGGCTATGCTTCTTTTGTACTTTTGGGAGGTTTGGTTGTCAATGCAGCCATTTTTATTCTTGATGAGTATAATTTTTTGAAAAAAAGAAGCAGAAAGAAGGCTATTTTTTTAAAGGCAATTTATAAAAAAAGCTATCCTATCCTACTTACCGTTATCTCTACTTTTTTGGGACTCTTGCCTTTTTTATGGGAAGGGCAGGAAGAAGTTTTTTGGTTTTCTTTGGCGGCAGGCGTTACGGGCGGCTTATTTTTCTCACTTTTTTGTGTTTTTGTGGTGCTGCCTGTAATGGCAGACGAAATCAGGGTTAAGTCTTTGAAAATCAAGCATTAA
- a CDS encoding CHRD domain-containing protein — translation MKKIFKVQFFAILLALFAFTFTSCNNDDDDEPQVTMRTYSLVDAGNNLGLSGTATFERTANNGTRVTLSVPNAPGVHPAHIHDGSITSPGGIAFMLTDVVNGMSVTEIPASSGTTFDQMLTYNGYINVHLSADELETIVVHTNIGSNE, via the coding sequence ATGAAAAAGATTTTTAAAGTTCAATTCTTTGCCATTTTATTGGCTCTTTTTGCCTTTACCTTCACAAGTTGTAACAACGACGACGACGACGAGCCACAAGTAACAATGCGTACTTATAGCTTAGTAGATGCGGGCAACAATTTAGGGCTTAGTGGCACTGCTACTTTTGAACGCACCGCCAACAATGGCACGCGCGTAACCCTTTCTGTGCCTAACGCACCGGGCGTACACCCTGCGCATATCCATGACGGCTCCATTACAAGCCCTGGCGGTATTGCCTTTATGCTAACCGACGTTGTGAATGGCATGAGCGTAACCGAAATTCCTGCTTCAAGCGGCACTACTTTCGACCAAATGCTCACCTACAATGGCTACATCAATGTCCATTTGAGCGCGGACGAATTGGAAACGATTGTCGTACATACGAATATCGGCTCAAACGAATAA